catcatttGAAAGTAAATAAGAGAGAATCTTGAGaggaagaattaaaataaattttaattagaggtataatatatagtaaaatcaagtaattaattgtttaatttttttaatcatggatTATAATTTTAGGACTGAAAGGTGAACAATATCTTTGGAATAGAGGGAGCGGTTTTCTGTGACAAATTATGGTTTTGCTAAATGAAGAAGACAAATTGTCGGTCTAAATTGTTCTTGATTTGAAGAAAGCACAGGTGCTAAATTAACATGCAATCGGCAGCCGGGGATTGGGAAATTGATTGAGCAATCCAGAACCAGCAGAAAAGGTCTTCCTCTTGGTGTTTCATGGTGTGCCTGCCTTTTCTTTATCTGTAAGCAAAGAAACTCTGAAATTCCCCTGTTAACAGCATTTCTCAAGCTGTTCTTTTCACTGTCAAACACAAATGGTGGAAATCTGCAATTTGTCAAGCAGctatttatcaagaaaacagaCTTGTTTGCTATCTGTTACAGCTGGGAACTAGTCTGAATAGGTATAACTTTGTAGCAGGTCGATCCTGCTTCTCGTTCATTGAATAATGATTTCATACATCAAAAAACTTACAGCACAGATAAACTATATCTAGAAAATGGGAGAACATAATTTAGCCATAAAAGAAATCACCTGTGTAATTGTtataaaaacaatgaagaatTATCAGTGGAtgtgattaaaaattttaaagacaAATTCTGGTACATCATCATGTATACAAAGTCACTATGGAGCTCATGCATGAGGCAGAGAAAACACTACCAAGAACCGATTGACTGTGTCATCCGTGCTAGAAAAATTTGAGTTTTCCATTGCCTACCGAATCCTTTGCCACCTCCAAACGACATAATGTCTTTTTGGTACCTGTCAGTCCAGAACATGATTCAGTGGCCCCTAGGGTAACGGCGAAGTAGAGATAGATTGTGCATAAGAAAGCCAAGAGAGCCAAGGCTGTTAAGAGGAAACGGTGTCGCTGAAGGAGTGTTGACCAGCTACCCAACTCATCCCGTGGGAATGGCTTCCGGAAAGATGGTGATCTCCGGTGAGGAGAATTTATCATGCTATCAAGAACCATACTTGTATTCTCAGCTTCCTTGGACAACCCGAAACTATCCTAATTTGAGTTCATGGTGGAGGGTAAGGAGACATAATAgaatcaaaatttcattaaaaaaaaaaaacaaataccaagAGGAAATTATTCTGAGCATTACTGTCATCATCTAATATAATTTAAGAAAGCAGGGTTTATTACAATGTTTGAGTGGCTTTAAATTTGGTTGAACAATATCTTGCTTGGAGAATGAGGGGAGCACACAAACACCTCTAATTCATCTCCCTCGCTTGCTAGATTCTCTCTCACATACACACACAATAGACAACACATAATTCCCAGATAATTAGAGGAACTATAACCTATCTTCACTTTTTGCTATTTAAGTCTCGCATCTTTATAGGCTTTTGGGTGAGCATCAATATAGCAAGAACTGCTAAGCTAAAgcatgttagaaaaaaaaaaattgaggtattAGGATACTGTAAAGACATAACCATATGTGCAAGAGAAAAAACCACCATGCAGCATCAGCAAAGTAATCAATCTTGCACTAGAAAGGAAACAACGTGGAAATCAAGGCTGTTTCATCGTCCATATTCTTGAGTTCGGTTAAGCAACAAAACATCCAAGTTACAATGAAGGTaaataaaatcatctaaaaCGATGATTATTTGCAACTATTCTCAAGTCCATTATGACATAGAACAAAGGCATCTAGCGCATACACCATTTGGCAAATCCATCCATACAGCTGCTATATAAACATAATCATTGTGCAGGAATACCTGAGCAAGTATCTACAGGATCCAAATCTCCAGAGCAGTGAAAAGAGCAACACACACATGACACACCTCCCACAAGTTTTATCTTCATATTCGGTTGATTATCACAATGGTCGATCGATAATCACTCACAAAAAAGATCGAGAAACTACAAGAGAAATCAGTCCGGCCAAAAATACCCTGCCTAAGCACTTCAACAAACAAAGAGCTTAAGCAGTGAATTGTTCAGACAATATCCAATTGAAAGATCCAAGTGGGCCAAAAAGGAATGACGTTTAAAACAACGACTTATTAAAGACCGTCAACAATGCCCGCATATCAATGAACTTGTGTTCTATCTAGTAATAACGAGCACACCGGCGAGGGAGCTGTGTGTAGAGCAATGACTGTGGATTAAGACTGCGTGAAAACAATCACGCACTGACATGAGTCATAAGACTGCGTGAAAACAGGAAACGTATGCAATCGCACATAATGCCTGACTATGGATCCAATACCAATCTATCATTAATCCAGAGCAAGCAACAACAATCAGCACTTGAGAAACTCCAAAATACATGTCAAAATCAGCGTCCATAAAAAGCAGATCTTTTTCTTATAACCAGTCAGTAAAGTAGACAAGATTAAGAATCAAAGTCATATTTTTGCACATAGATGGGCCATCTGAGCACTGCCCATCCCAATTGATTTGAATAAATTTCACATTGACAGCTAGCTATGGTTCAAATTCTCTAAAGATTTATCACattaataaaggaaaagaatatacaaaaacaaacgtCCAACCAAATAGCAAAACACCCACATTgcaaaaatcaaacatcaaGCTCCCAAATTTcacatccattaaaaaaaacaaaaaaattctggGAAACACCAATCAGATCTGAAGAAAAGAATCAGAAACTTGCGGTTCAAAGAAGATCAACAAAATCAGGTAAGAGAAGCTATAGCTTTTATCTTTCTAGAAGAAGCTTGTATCGTTTTACCTTGTAACAACGATAATGTCTTGTTTCTTCTCCGTTTCTCTCGGCaaaaaagagattgaaaaaGAGAGATGGCTTGGATGAACGTCTATGCTATTCCCTCCCCTTCCCTTCACTACCCTCAAAtagtagaggaaaaaaaaagaatcgttTTTTATATAGGAAAAAAGGGACGACTCCTACGTGAAAAGTTAGTGAGAGACTGGCAGATTGGGCGTCCAAGGCTTTGCTTTGTGTACGATCGATGTTGGTTTGGTTTTATGAAGGGTATAAGTTGGGCCATCAGAGCATAAAGCTATGCTTCTTTTGGTAGGTTGGCGTTTGGAAATTTCAAGCGACGGATTAGGATTTAGGACCTGTTCCACATCAAGACAAAGACAAGAGGCTCTCCTCCATATACCATCATTGATTAGTACTCCCACCTGGACAGACAATGATTGTTTAAAACTAACTATGACTAAGTTCAATAAAGTCCcaccttggatttttttttttttttagtatagaaAAATGGCTGTCCAATAAATAAATGCTGCATGAAACATGGTGTCTTTTATTCCCaatatattttgaaagaattatCGTTGGGTTGTGTTTAGTTAATATTCTGAATAAatgaatatatacaaaaaactaATAGAAACTTATTTGATtagagaaatgaaaataaagatatgaagtaaatttgtgtttataataatttttagtgaGTTTCTatccttttaaaatacaaaatacaaggagGACATGCACAtcctatttctattatttttattttttatatctcgagattataaataaaccctttattaaaataaaaattaatctagcAAGATGCATTATCtctctcaaaattaaaaaagggcttttaactaaaaacttagattgaataaattttctcTTTGTTGTTTAAATCAATTGTTAGAAACTTTTAGATAAACAGTTAGAAATAAGTGGAATTTGTAGAAGGTGAAGGTCAAGGGCTTCAAATTCATGTGAAAGCCTAGACATgttgatttattatatttttagtgtttatggtggtttaaatatttattacaatcataaattgttgtattttttgtaagaaaaaaaatctatcccCAGTTAATAATCCATTGATGCAAGGAAAAttgtaaagataaaacaattgaagttgatattttatttatagaattaagatttttaaatggtAGCAATTGGTGTTCTTATGATTTGGTGATCTAAAAATCTTCAGTCCTTCTTTCCAATTCCATTAGGATAAAACATCCAAGAGAAAAATTCAAACGAAACTAGATGAATGGACTAAAACTACCCAGATTTTATTATACATCATAAGGGCTCGATTGCACAGTTGATAGTACAGGGCTTAATGTGTAAGGAGATTTAAAGTACAGGGACTAAAAAGgttataagaaattataatcCCTACCGTACATAAATTGCGACTTCACCCGCACAACCACGTAATCCAACGGCAAGCATAACGAACTTTCTCGGAAAAGCAGAGAACCACGCAGTAGAGCCAAAAGCACCAGTCTTTCTTGAGCGAGAAAACAAAAATTCGTAATCAAAGCATTAAGAACACCTCTTCCTCCAATTCTCTCAGGTACCCACAATCTAGTTTCTCCTTCTCaaattagggttttaatttttttcaataaagttttgatttttttgaaatacttTGCTCAGACTGTTGAAAACAAGATGTGGGCAGCTTCTTGCCTGGCGTCATGCTGCGCTGCCTGCGCGTGTAATGCATGTACGACTGTAGTATCTGGGATTAGCAGACGATCCGCCAGGATCGCCTACTGCGGTCTCTTTGCTTTGTCTTTAATCGTTTCCTGGATTCTCCGAGAAGTTGCGGCTCCTCTCATGGAACAAATACCTTGTAAGCCCTTTAATTCCCGTTGTTTTTTACCAATTTaattgtgatgatgatgatggtgctAACAATTTTTGTTGGTTCTGAATGGTAGGGATTAATCATTTTCATAAGACGCCGGATAGGGAATGGTTTGAGACAGACGCGGTTTTGCGTGTTAGTTTgggaaattttctttttttcactatattggCTATTATGATGGTTGGTGTGAAGAATCAGAAGGACCCACGTGATAGTTTGCACCATGGCGGATGGATGGGCAAAGTTGTTTGTTGGTGTCTTTTGGTGATCTTCATGTTTTTCCTTCCGAATGAGATTGTCAGCTTCTACGGTAATTGGTTGTGACTTGCTGGGATGCTGTTTATGTATTTAATTGTGGTTTTGTTTAGTAGCTTTGTTGTTTCGAAGTGTCTTGGCTTGTCATTTTTCAAGAGTGTTTTTCGGTTTGCTATGCAATTTGGCGAGGACTTGTTAAGACTTAAGTATACTGAATGTCAATGGCAAAAAGGTTTCTGTTTACGTACTCACATAAAGGGTGATATATTTGCAGGTCAATGACCTACTACTTTGAGGAAAAAAGTATTAGCCAATTTGAGTAGGAGTGACAGAAATGAACTTATTTTAGGACTTGAATATCCTATATTGTGTCTGTTAGTTGGTTCATTTTACTTACCAGATTCTGTTTGGGGTCATTGatagatattaatttgaattattgaTATGATGTTTGCTAAGGCGACGCCTAATCTGAAATTCTTAACTTGTGCTAACTGATGACATGCTTTGGCAGATTGATTGTCTGCTTTTGATGTTCCTGTGCCTTTCTTTTCCTGTAAGACATTTTTTTGTCTGACAAACtgacaagttaaattttttatttgcagaGTCAATTTCCAAATTTGGCTCTGGAttgtttcttcttgttcaaGTTGTGCTTCTGTTGGATTTCGTTCATGGATGGAATGACAAATGGGTTGGATATGATGAACAGTTCTGGTtagttttgctttttctttcttttctcttagttGTCTTCTTGTTTCCATTCCACAACCAGATTAACCAATTctattttgcaattttatttaaataggtACGCCGCTTTATTTGCTGTGTCGTTTGTCTGTTATGTGGGAACATTTGCCTTCTCAGGACTTCTCTTTCATTGGTTCACTGCATCTGGACAGAACTGTGGACTAAACACTTTCTTTATTGTTATGACCCTGATCTTCGCGTTTGTTTTTGCTGTCATTGCACTACACCCTGCAGTaagtttaattctttttgtgttCCAACTTCCAATAAATCCAACCATTATGACTATTCATTTTACCTTGTCACAGATGTTGGTGAAACTGATGCATTGCAAGAGGGATGTGATTGATGCCAcaattgttttgtttatatatgttcTATTCTAATGTAGTTTGAACAGGGTAACCCTTCAAAATTGGTTCATAAGGAGAATAATACTTTTGGTTATgcaattatcaaaaaaatggCTAATCATCTCTCATCCAAATCATCAAGAATTACAGTTGAACATGTAttctacaataataataataataataataataataatgcaattGGTCCAGGAATGATACAAAAATGAGAGCAGGATTTAGCTTGATCAATTAGACCACTGGTCCTATGACCAATGTCATGAGATTTTAAGCTTTTAGTAGTTCTAAGTTACATTAACCTATTATGGTTATAGGATGTTTTACTGGCCAGtccatttttatttcataaaaaggcTCTCTTCAATGTGTTAATAAACTTTGGAGTGCTGTACTCTTTGCATATGTAAATGCAAGATGTATCTAATATTGTCTCTGTATCGAGAGACTTTATGTTTTCCACGAATGATAATGTAAATGTTGGAACTTATATTGATTTCCCAGATGCAACTGAATTCCTCATGGTCTGCAGGTATAAAGAAACTGCTGTGTCATGCTCATTTTATGTGTTCTTTGTCAAAGAAAATCCTGTTTTGATTTCTCTCTCATGAGGATGCATATAGTTGTTCTATTTGCATGTTTGataatttcaaattattgtTTGTTATGTTAGTTTTGAGACGGCTAGAGTGCATAGCTTCACTTGCTTCTTTCCTGGTAAAAGAACTCTTGGTTTGCCGTCTCATAGGCTGTCACTTTCTTGGTACACAGGTAAATGGAAGTGTTTTGCCTGCTTCAGTTATATCCTTGTATTGCATGTACCTATGCTATAGTGGACTTTCCAGCGAACCAAGGGAATATGAGTGCAATGGTCTTCACAGGCATTCAAAAGCTGTTTCTACCAGTACTCTTACCATCGGTTTGCTTACAACTGTTCTATCTGTAGTCTATTCTGCTGTCCGTGCTGGATCCTCTACCACCCTGCTCTCCCCACCAAGTTCACCCCGCGCTGGTAAATCTTTAGCAAACATTTCAGACTTTTGATATGTAGTGTCCATATGATATCTCAAGAATCTGTTCAGAAATCTTttgaataaaaatgtttataCACCTGAAAGTTTCCAAAACTTAATCTATTATGTCCGTTACTGATATGAGGTAATTGAGACTGCCTGCTTTACTGCGgatgttattttttctcttgGTTAGGACCTTATGTTAAATGTGCTTTCATGAGACTTTGTTATCACTTCCCCTATCCCATTGATATGACAATTTTTGCTTGGAATCTGACATTTGGCTTCTGGGTTAGGTGCCGACAAACCTTTGCTTCCACTGGACAGCAAGCCAAGTGagcaagaagaaaaggagaaggctAAGCCAGTCACATATTCTTATACCTTCTTCCACATCATCTTCTCTCTTGCGAGTATGTACTCTGCAATGCTTTTGACTGGATGGTCAACCTCGGTTGGGGAGAGTGGAAAGCTGGTAGATGTGGGGTGGCCCTCTGTTTGGGTTCGTATTTTGACTGGGTGGGCAACTGCAGGTCTCTACATCTGGTCTCTGGTTGCTCCTATTCTGTTCCCAGACAGAGAGTTCTGAGTCTCCTACTCTCCTGGGTGGAAGGTACTGTAGGAAAAACTATTGTAATCCAATGTGCAATGGTGTGGATGAACAGTAATTTTCCCACGTCCTGCtttatgtataatatatatttctattCTAATTCACTAGGTGAACAATGTTTTCAATGAATGTAGgtgaaaagtgttttctatgATTTGAATGAGACGTCAACAATGCACCGTTAAGTTCACTGTTTGGGAACGATGGAGCATAAGTGAATTTATTTCCAAACCTTTTTCAAAAGGAATGGAGATGTTTTAGATTTCCCCCACCaaacaatcatataaaaaacattaaaagaaaaggttggaGCCCGATTTCCTTTATTATGTGATTCATCTTCTCAGTTAATacccaaaatgtttttttaaaagaatttttgtcatttaattttttttattttctatttaatatttcaCTTAGTAGTTGACTTTGAATTgagtttaatgtttttattttgttttggttggtTTTACAAGAGAGGCTCttgttgtattaaaaataaattttgatattgaGTTAATGCTTGATTAGTTGatttggtaaaataaaatttaattttattaatttaatataattaaaactttaaagacctgatttcaaataaaaataaatatttagtttttttaaaaaataataataatatttttatctctgCTTAGCaacttaatatttgattgaaatcaacatatttatttttatttttattattattattattattattatttactagcATAAATAATCATAGTCCCACTTAACTCGTGACCGCGAACTTACACCAGGTCGACTTCCGTGTCAGGTTTGAAAACTATATAATAGATAACTTTTTAAAACCCATGACACTAGTCATTGAAACAAATCATTATACATaggatctaaaataaataaaaaaaacaattaaaagaataagagtaaaaaataaaaataaaaaataaattaaaggaaaaaacaattcgATAATCAAAtggttaaattgataaaaaaaaaaaatattaaacattaggacaaaaaattttaaaagaataaggatcaaattataaCTCAAACTGGGTTGAATAAGTCAGTTTTTATTTCaaggaaacattaaaaaaaattggcaatGATAGTAgatgaataatttaaaaaaaagaaaaaaatgaccacgataacctagaaaaacaaatacatgaaagtatataattggataaaaaaaactaggctCAAGTAAATGAAGATGTTGCATGACAAATATATAACCTAGATAATAAGAAGCaagtcaaatcaagttaaccatAAAAATCTATGAACCAGAtaataagattgagataatctGACAgatcacttttttaaaatttcacttgACTCGACAATTTCACTTATGACCTGAGTGATTTAAGACACAGGTCAGGTCGGggtccaataaaaaaaaaaattgacggggtATAATCTCATCAAACAACTTTATTGATTAAGAAATTAACTTTCAATGTTTATAAAATTTACCATAAAACCTATTTGAAAAGGTCTAAAAAGCAATTGGGTTCAGGGTTCATTTTTCCTTCATGGAAAAGGCAAAGTTGActtttaactatatatttaaagaatgaaaaaaatatatattcttggtcgacaacttttttaaaaaaatttgaggtaATTAAGtaacttaattatttaaaaaattatgaacaagATATTTCTATCTTGTACAATTATTAAATGCCTAACAGACCAtgtaaaaaaaccaagatataCCCTAAATTAAGGcttattattttcttgggaAGGGCAAAAACATCATAGCGGTGAAtagaaaaatgtatttatttct
This genomic interval from Populus alba chromosome 1, ASM523922v2, whole genome shotgun sequence contains the following:
- the LOC118033875 gene encoding uncharacterized protein, giving the protein MVLDSMINSPHRRSPSFRKPFPRDELGSWSTLLQRHRFLLTALALLAFLCTIYLYFAVTLGATESCSGLTGTKKTLCRLEVAKDSVGNGKLKFF
- the LOC118033855 gene encoding uncharacterized protein, whose product is MWAASCLASCCAACACNACTTVVSGISRRSARIAYCGLFALSLIVSWILREVAAPLMEQIPWINHFHKTPDREWFETDAVLRVSLGNFLFFTILAIMMVGVKNQKDPRDSLHHGGWMGKVVCWCLLVIFMFFLPNEIVSFYESISKFGSGLFLLVQVVLLLDFVHGWNDKWVGYDEQFWYAALFAVSFVCYVGTFAFSGLLFHWFTASGQNCGLNTFFIVMTLIFAFVFAVIALHPAVNGSVLPASVISLYCMYLCYSGLSSEPREYECNGLHRHSKAVSTSTLTIGLLTTVLSVVYSAVRAGSSTTLLSPPSSPRAGADKPLLPLDSKPSEQEEKEKAKPVTYSYTFFHIIFSLASMYSAMLLTGWSTSVGESGKLVDVGWPSVWVRILTGWATAGLYIWSLVAPILFPDREF